In Elusimicrobiaceae bacterium, a genomic segment contains:
- a CDS encoding glycosyltransferase has product MKQLVFVGNHKNFNALRLAEQLAQVLQNGGQEIIVGGVRGKLPEQMPFATLTLGATASAKSWAAALQKAGVKRVISLGSLLICEAAAAAKLPYLYVEPENLKEEKPVKNKKTILNKAKKVIVLGEGNKALDKKQYGTNAVRVKNPAVWVTHGLGNWPQAFKKSNNIVAAGTLGKKGGIEGLLQVWARLAPLHSSWHLTICADGTGKAALQRFIVKHNLQDSTEFLPASQLRPLLAYADIYVHPALETAGVESVLDAMASKLPVLACEASGADAFIADNVNGKLAQVDSWEGALDELMVDWGKRVGLAVEAAKMKDRFPFEVFASFFEEA; this is encoded by the coding sequence ATGAAGCAACTTGTATTTGTGGGTAATCACAAAAATTTTAATGCCTTGCGCTTGGCTGAACAATTGGCGCAGGTATTGCAGAACGGCGGACAAGAAATAATTGTGGGCGGCGTACGCGGAAAATTGCCGGAGCAAATGCCTTTTGCCACGTTAACACTGGGCGCTACTGCCTCTGCCAAATCATGGGCGGCGGCTTTACAAAAAGCCGGTGTTAAGAGAGTGATTTCGTTAGGTAGCTTACTGATATGTGAAGCGGCGGCCGCTGCTAAATTGCCGTACTTATACGTAGAGCCGGAAAATTTGAAAGAAGAAAAACCGGTCAAAAACAAAAAAACTATTCTAAACAAAGCCAAAAAAGTAATCGTACTGGGGGAAGGGAACAAGGCTTTGGACAAAAAACAATATGGTACCAATGCGGTGCGTGTGAAAAATCCGGCTGTATGGGTAACGCATGGCTTAGGCAATTGGCCGCAGGCTTTCAAAAAATCTAATAACATTGTAGCGGCCGGGACCTTGGGTAAAAAGGGCGGCATAGAAGGATTGTTGCAAGTATGGGCACGACTGGCTCCCTTGCACTCCAGCTGGCATTTGACCATCTGCGCTGATGGCACCGGCAAAGCCGCTTTGCAACGGTTTATTGTAAAACACAATCTGCAGGATAGCACAGAGTTCTTGCCCGCCTCGCAATTGCGTCCTTTGTTAGCCTATGCGGATATTTATGTGCATCCTGCCTTAGAAACGGCCGGCGTGGAAAGTGTATTAGATGCCATGGCCAGTAAACTTCCGGTATTGGCCTGTGAGGCTTCCGGAGCCGATGCGTTTATCGCGGACAATGTGAACGGTAAATTAGCACAGGTAGATAGTTGGGAAGGGGCATTAGATGAGCTGATGGTAGATTGGGGAAAACGCGTTGGGTTGGCAGTGGAAGCCGCTAAAATGAAAGACCGTTTTCCGTTTGAAGTATTTGCCTCTTTTTTTGAAGAAGCATGA
- a CDS encoding type II secretion system protein, which produces MFLENKRAFTLIELLVVVLIIGILSAIALPQYQRAVRKSRNIELLMHTRQIAESFKRYYMETGGATPTLDALDIQIPYDPTKMEISVNSNSAGYYVTVLSFPADDTRVALRYWIKCQYPEYVGKMTCTGDGAIGAQGCRDLGGTGEHNYKFITRMKAYYL; this is translated from the coding sequence ATGTTTCTAGAAAATAAAAGGGCTTTCACGCTTATTGAATTATTAGTAGTTGTTTTAATTATCGGTATCTTATCAGCAATTGCTTTGCCGCAATATCAACGGGCAGTGCGTAAATCTAGAAATATTGAATTATTAATGCATACGAGGCAAATCGCAGAATCTTTTAAAAGATATTACATGGAGACGGGAGGAGCTACTCCTACTTTGGACGCATTAGATATACAAATCCCTTATGATCCTACAAAGATGGAAATTAGCGTTAACTCAAACAGTGCTGGCTATTATGTAACAGTTTTGTCTTTCCCGGCAGATGATACTCGTGTGGCATTGCGTTATTGGATAAAATGTCAGTATCCGGAGTATGTGGGAAAAATGACTTGTACAGGAGATGGGGCAATTGGAGCGCAGGGATGTAGAGATTTAGGTGGAACCGGAGAACATAACTATAAATTTATTACTCGTATGAAAGCATATTACTTGTAG
- a CDS encoding prepilin-type N-terminal cleavage/methylation domain-containing protein, producing MIRNSSRGFTLIELLVVVLIIGILSAIALPQYEKVIWKIRVAQIIPVVRSLAEAEQRYFLANGTYTTNMNELDISFSQPTSYDTGKMYWTLHAQEANSYKHVYAEIDRWGDTHFYIRYDLANEKMECYPESVNTKGEKICKLLSQQTPYRCPNRPQNFTCYEM from the coding sequence ATGATACGCAATTCATCTCGCGGATTTACACTCATTGAGCTGTTAGTAGTAGTACTTATCATTGGCATTTTAAGTGCCATTGCCTTGCCGCAATATGAAAAAGTAATATGGAAAATCCGCGTGGCACAAATCATACCAGTAGTCAGATCTTTGGCAGAAGCAGAACAAAGATATTTTTTAGCCAACGGCACTTATACGACGAACATGAACGAATTGGATATATCTTTTAGTCAACCCACATCATACGATACTGGGAAGATGTATTGGACCCTCCACGCGCAAGAAGCCAACTCCTATAAACATGTCTATGCCGAAATAGACCGATGGGGTGATACACATTTCTATATCCGTTATGATTTGGCAAATGAGAAGATGGAATGTTACCCAGAATCAGTCAACACCAAAGGCGAAAAGATATGTAAACTGCTGTCGCAACAGACACCTTATCGTTGTCCAAATCGACCTCAAAATTTTACCTGTTACGAGATGTAA
- a CDS encoding ABC transporter substrate-binding protein yields the protein MKKVIIVLICFVGLTTACQKGPDTGTLVVAHNGEMQSLDPVFSYDGVTQGMMLNVYDTLLKFNGGSMNDFLPSVSEQVPTVENGLISKDGLTYTFPIRPGILFHDGTELTPEDVRYSLLRFMLSDVAGGPSSLLLEPVLGITSTRDEKGNIVADFKQAAAAITVEGQNVVVRLKKPFAPFLGIVARWGYITPKKWVAEHGGWDGTEETWKQFNNFEKQDSYLFDHMNGSGPFKLVRWDISGRKLLLQANENYFAGAPKLQQIHMMTVTEPSTLRLLLEGGEADVVEIPAQFAKQLEGKAGVTVYDHLPRLRTDPVVFFTKNIQVKGNPDVGSGQLDGQGIPADFFEDSDVRKGFAYAFDYEAFLSQAMEGRGERAYGPAPAGLVPDTAQGKHYNFDLKKAEEHFKKAYGGELWNKGFVLTITYNTGSVARQMAAEMLKKNVESLNPKFKVEVRGVMWASFLEKTAARQMPIWVRGWVADYADAHNFYFAFLHSDGRYALAQGYKNPKADQLISRAVSETNPTKRAKLYLQLQDLAYEDAMQIYTVHPTGLWAMRDRVKGFTDNPVYMGIYFYPMYK from the coding sequence ATGAAAAAAGTAATTATAGTTCTGATTTGTTTTGTAGGGTTAACGACCGCGTGCCAAAAAGGCCCGGATACCGGCACTTTGGTTGTGGCGCATAACGGAGAAATGCAATCTTTAGATCCCGTGTTTTCGTACGACGGAGTCACGCAAGGTATGATGCTCAATGTGTACGATACGTTGCTTAAATTCAACGGCGGCTCTATGAATGATTTTTTGCCGTCTGTTTCCGAGCAAGTGCCAACTGTGGAAAACGGTTTGATTTCCAAAGATGGGTTAACTTATACCTTTCCCATTCGCCCGGGGATTTTATTTCACGACGGTACGGAGCTGACACCGGAAGACGTGCGCTATTCGTTGTTACGGTTTATGCTTTCGGATGTGGCGGGCGGTCCGTCTTCTTTACTGTTAGAACCTGTGCTGGGGATTACTTCCACTCGCGATGAGAAAGGAAATATCGTGGCAGATTTCAAACAAGCAGCTGCGGCGATTACTGTAGAAGGACAAAACGTAGTGGTCCGTTTGAAAAAACCGTTTGCTCCGTTTTTGGGCATTGTGGCTCGGTGGGGTTATATTACTCCTAAAAAATGGGTAGCCGAACACGGCGGTTGGGACGGAACGGAAGAAACCTGGAAACAATTTAATAATTTTGAAAAACAAGATTCTTATTTGTTTGATCATATGAATGGCAGCGGTCCGTTTAAGTTGGTGCGTTGGGATATTTCCGGCCGCAAACTATTATTGCAAGCTAATGAAAATTATTTTGCCGGTGCGCCCAAATTACAACAAATTCATATGATGACAGTCACAGAGCCGAGCACCTTGCGTCTGTTACTGGAAGGGGGAGAAGCCGATGTGGTGGAAATTCCCGCGCAATTTGCCAAACAACTGGAAGGAAAAGCGGGTGTGACCGTGTATGATCATTTGCCGCGTCTACGTACCGATCCGGTAGTTTTCTTCACCAAAAATATCCAAGTCAAAGGCAATCCGGATGTGGGATCCGGCCAGCTGGACGGGCAGGGAATTCCCGCTGATTTTTTTGAAGACAGTGATGTGCGAAAAGGGTTCGCTTATGCATTTGATTATGAGGCATTTTTAAGCCAAGCTATGGAAGGCCGCGGAGAGCGTGCCTATGGGCCGGCTCCGGCGGGACTGGTGCCGGATACCGCGCAGGGCAAGCATTATAATTTTGATTTGAAAAAAGCCGAAGAACATTTCAAAAAGGCCTATGGCGGAGAGTTGTGGAATAAAGGTTTTGTGCTGACCATTACCTACAATACCGGCAGTGTGGCGCGCCAAATGGCCGCGGAAATGCTCAAGAAAAATGTGGAGAGTTTAAATCCTAAATTTAAAGTGGAAGTGCGCGGTGTGATGTGGGCGTCTTTCTTAGAAAAAACCGCTGCGCGGCAAATGCCCATTTGGGTGCGCGGTTGGGTGGCCGATTATGCTGATGCACATAATTTCTATTTCGCATTTTTGCATTCCGACGGGCGCTACGCTTTGGCGCAAGGTTATAAAAATCCCAAAGCGGACCAGCTTATCAGCCGGGCTGTGTCGGAGACGAATCCGACCAAACGTGCGAAACTATATTTGCAATTGCAAGATTTGGCCTATGAAGATGCTATGCAGATTTATACGGTGCACCCCACCGGTTTGTGGGCAATGCGCGACCGGGTAAAGGGATTTACAGATAACCCGGTGTATATGGGCATCTACTTCTACCCGATGTATAAGTAA
- a CDS encoding C39 family peptidase: MITQTKLPYLTYFHRPSRGYTFSADGENHTILSPVLEPVVPFSSFVMSVNYNPRPNSWLLTEVQVRQGETWSPFFKLAFYSEKLNHSFELQTCAAGEVHVDVLHLFAAANAYRFLLTVHGDADVPAVSVCLTDPEAELPDCADMLPAGKRHIQVEPISQMELPIEPLERERVCSPTSLCMAMRALGVQADPLETAHAVYDDRARIYGNWTLNTAYACRCGLDSCVTRFHRLAQLEDFISKDSLVLASIAYKGGELTNAAVHKTQGHLVLICGWEKGQIYVADPAAAQQADVLRAYDAQEFARAWLQNKRGIAYLVRKR; encoded by the coding sequence ATGATTACCCAAACGAAGTTACCTTATTTGACTTATTTTCACCGTCCAAGCCGCGGTTATACATTTAGCGCCGACGGGGAAAATCATACGATTCTGTCTCCGGTCTTGGAGCCGGTAGTTCCTTTTTCTTCTTTTGTGATGTCTGTCAATTACAATCCGCGTCCTAATAGTTGGTTGCTGACAGAAGTGCAGGTACGCCAAGGAGAAACTTGGAGCCCATTTTTTAAGTTAGCATTCTATTCTGAAAAATTAAACCATAGTTTTGAATTGCAAACCTGTGCCGCAGGGGAAGTACACGTGGACGTGTTGCATTTGTTTGCGGCGGCAAATGCTTATCGCTTTTTATTAACGGTGCATGGCGATGCGGATGTGCCTGCTGTTTCTGTTTGTTTGACAGACCCCGAAGCAGAACTGCCGGATTGCGCAGATATGTTACCGGCCGGCAAGCGGCATATTCAAGTGGAGCCGATTTCCCAAATGGAGCTACCCATCGAGCCGCTGGAACGAGAACGGGTATGTAGCCCCACTTCTTTGTGCATGGCGATGCGGGCGTTAGGGGTGCAAGCCGATCCTTTAGAAACAGCACATGCCGTATATGATGACCGGGCGCGTATCTATGGGAACTGGACATTAAATACCGCTTATGCATGTCGGTGCGGGTTGGACAGTTGTGTGACGCGCTTTCACCGTCTGGCCCAACTGGAAGATTTTATATCCAAAGACAGCCTGGTACTGGCCAGTATTGCCTACAAGGGCGGAGAATTGACCAATGCTGCCGTCCACAAAACGCAGGGGCATTTGGTGCTTATTTGCGGATGGGAAAAAGGCCAAATCTATGTGGCTGACCCAGCCGCGGCGCAACAAGCCGATGTACTGCGTGCTTACGACGCACAAGAATTTGCCCGCGCTTGGTTGCAAAATAAACGCGGAATTGCCTATTTAGTGAGGAAGAGATGA
- a CDS encoding pilin encodes MKRGFTLIELLVVVLIIGVLTAIALPQYEKAVEKAKLTEALETLSALQRATDIFCLENGLPTTESRLLGGTDNPGQNLSINLTGLSCSDENFGGHKFCNSKYFGYEVICYNNGCVISAARTQNNTWLYFLYLDNRDENNNNYSKTCLIETDKGEGICNGLGKQGWNIDDDR; translated from the coding sequence ATGAAAAGAGGTTTTACCTTAATAGAATTATTAGTTGTAGTATTAATTATCGGTGTGTTAACAGCTATCGCGTTGCCACAGTATGAAAAAGCTGTTGAGAAGGCCAAACTCACCGAAGCACTAGAGACTTTGAGTGCATTACAACGAGCTACTGATATATTTTGCTTAGAAAATGGATTACCTACCACAGAAAGCAGATTATTAGGAGGTACTGACAATCCGGGACAAAATTTATCTATTAATTTAACAGGATTAAGCTGTTCCGACGAAAATTTTGGAGGACATAAATTTTGCAACTCAAAATACTTTGGATATGAAGTCATCTGTTACAACAACGGTTGTGTTATTTCTGCAGCTCGTACACAAAACAATACTTGGCTATATTTTCTATATCTAGATAATCGGGATGAAAATAATAACAACTATTCCAAAACTTGTCTGATTGAGACAGACAAAGGCGAAGGAATATGTAATGGTTTAGGAAAACAAGGATGGAATATTGACGACGATAGATAA
- the lysS gene encoding lysine--tRNA ligase — translation MENNKPAEKHNNALDEIIAQRYAEVNELHAAGINPYPNHVEKTHTCAQAKEAAENTEVATAGRLVQLRKMGKAAFAHIRDFSGKIQLYIAKDLLGEEPYAFFKKHLAVGDFVAVQGHMFITQTGEKTIKVHKLDLISKAIRPMPEKFHGLQDTEVRFRKRHLDLIANEEVKDIFVKRAKIISSVRRTLDDKGYLEVETPILTPDSGGAVARPFQTYHNALKMPLRLRIALELYHKRLIVGGFDRIYEIGHMFRNEGIDTTHNPEFTMMELYQAYGDVNTMADLFEEILGNAAKAIGVEKVMFHGQEINLVPPFKRLHIPQAWQEKFGHDIHEVLDGRQFKREPLAALAKEQGISFSADDPDSKLFDELFETKLLTGYNCPVIALDYPTAVSPFSKTKPGDPELVERFEAFVCGSELGNAYTELNDPADQLQRLKDQAVAKAKAKGEDAENADILDGDYIEALESGMPPTGGMGIGIDRMVMLLTAQDSIREIIFFPTLKALEEK, via the coding sequence ATGGAAAATAATAAACCCGCTGAAAAGCACAATAATGCACTGGACGAAATTATCGCCCAACGCTATGCCGAAGTGAACGAGCTACATGCCGCCGGCATTAATCCGTATCCCAATCATGTAGAAAAAACGCATACTTGCGCGCAAGCCAAAGAGGCGGCCGAAAACACCGAAGTGGCCACCGCCGGCCGTTTGGTGCAACTGCGCAAAATGGGGAAAGCCGCTTTCGCCCACATTCGCGATTTTTCCGGCAAGATACAGCTTTATATTGCTAAAGATTTACTTGGAGAAGAGCCCTATGCTTTTTTCAAAAAACATTTAGCCGTGGGCGATTTTGTAGCCGTGCAAGGGCATATGTTCATCACCCAAACCGGCGAAAAAACCATTAAAGTGCATAAGTTGGATTTAATTTCCAAAGCCATTCGCCCCATGCCCGAAAAATTCCATGGTCTGCAAGATACCGAAGTGCGTTTCCGCAAACGCCATTTGGATTTAATTGCTAATGAAGAAGTGAAAGATATCTTTGTCAAACGTGCCAAAATTATTTCGTCCGTGCGCCGCACGTTAGATGACAAAGGATATTTGGAAGTGGAAACACCGATTTTAACGCCCGATTCCGGCGGCGCGGTAGCACGCCCGTTCCAAACCTATCACAATGCGCTGAAAATGCCGCTTCGCTTGCGTATTGCCTTGGAACTATATCACAAACGTTTAATCGTCGGCGGATTTGACCGCATTTATGAAATCGGTCATATGTTTCGCAACGAAGGCATTGACACCACGCACAACCCCGAGTTTACGATGATGGAACTTTATCAAGCGTACGGGGATGTGAACACCATGGCTGATTTGTTTGAAGAAATTTTGGGCAATGCGGCCAAAGCGATCGGCGTGGAAAAAGTAATGTTCCACGGACAGGAAATTAATTTAGTACCTCCTTTCAAACGCTTGCACATTCCGCAAGCGTGGCAGGAAAAATTCGGCCACGATATTCATGAAGTGTTAGACGGCCGCCAATTCAAACGCGAACCCTTGGCAGCACTGGCCAAAGAGCAAGGCATTTCCTTCTCGGCCGACGACCCGGACAGCAAACTGTTTGACGAACTGTTTGAAACCAAATTATTAACCGGTTACAACTGCCCGGTGATTGCGCTGGATTACCCGACGGCAGTCAGTCCGTTTAGCAAAACAAAACCCGGCGATCCGGAACTGGTGGAACGCTTTGAAGCGTTTGTATGCGGTAGCGAACTGGGCAATGCTTACACCGAGCTCAATGACCCAGCCGACCAATTGCAACGCTTGAAAGACCAAGCGGTTGCCAAGGCCAAAGCCAAAGGCGAAGATGCTGAAAATGCCGATATTTTAGACGGTGATTATATTGAAGCGTTAGAGTCCGGCATGCCCCCCACAGGCGGTATGGGCATTGGCATTGACCGTATGGTCATGCTACTGACCGCGCAGGATTCCATTCGCGAAATTATTTTCTTCCCTACCTTAAAGGCCTTGGAAGAAAAATAA
- a CDS encoding pilin: MSRKAFTLIELLIVVLIIGILSAIAIPMYQGAVDKSHWSTMLPGAKAIKDAEEAFKMSNDGYTDTMANLDVTMENNDLTFNLITPNNTSDPNVIRVTNSKLANVRLASYLDDNPKFAGQLHCEALAGDERAERLCGKLLMGQELTSADGYTGYLLDQAIDGGTCENAGRSWSSSKTKCYQDTASRCEALGLPVLENENYSDQCGSDGKGNIQAEESCSGCWNTKIERGGVCLSDDNISSHSDSCREDTIQGAAVCSGHKFCGYSSTFDGGLCIANPSASLAPCAYATFKNDSVCFANASGSCGSAGNYQDTSCCCGDYCSGKPTCSPERCAEAKAQYAQYFK; encoded by the coding sequence ATGTCAAGGAAAGCCTTTACTTTAATAGAACTATTAATCGTAGTTCTGATTATTGGGATTCTTTCTGCTATTGCTATACCGATGTACCAAGGAGCAGTGGACAAGAGTCATTGGAGCACGATGCTCCCGGGAGCCAAAGCGATAAAAGACGCAGAGGAAGCATTTAAGATGTCCAATGACGGATATACCGACACGATGGCTAATTTGGACGTGACTATGGAGAACAACGATTTAACATTTAACTTAATTACTCCTAATAACACCTCTGACCCCAATGTAATCAGAGTGACAAATAGTAAACTTGCCAATGTAAGACTGGCTAGTTACTTAGATGATAACCCAAAATTTGCCGGACAGTTACATTGTGAAGCACTTGCCGGAGATGAGCGCGCCGAAAGACTTTGCGGGAAATTACTCATGGGCCAAGAGCTAACGTCAGCTGACGGTTATACGGGATATTTATTAGATCAGGCAATAGATGGAGGAACCTGTGAAAATGCCGGTCGGTCTTGGAGTAGTAGCAAGACGAAATGTTATCAAGATACAGCAAGCCGTTGTGAGGCATTAGGCTTACCTGTACTTGAAAATGAAAACTATTCAGACCAATGCGGAAGTGATGGAAAAGGAAATATCCAAGCTGAAGAGTCGTGTTCTGGATGTTGGAATACAAAAATAGAACGAGGAGGCGTTTGTCTATCTGATGATAATATCTCCTCTCATTCTGATTCGTGCAGAGAAGATACTATTCAAGGAGCGGCTGTTTGTAGTGGACATAAGTTTTGCGGATACTCCAGTACGTTTGATGGGGGCCTTTGTATAGCCAATCCTTCTGCTTCTCTAGCTCCTTGTGCATATGCAACATTTAAAAATGACTCGGTATGTTTTGCCAATGCATCTGGTTCTTGTGGTTCAGCAGGTAATTATCAAGACACCTCCTGCTGCTGCGGTGATTATTGCAGTGGAAAACCCACTTGTTCGCCAGAGCGTTGCGCAGAGGCCAAAGCACAATACGCGCAGTATTTTAAGTAA
- a CDS encoding chromate transporter has translation MIYFKLFWTFFKIGLFNFGGGYAMISFIQNEVVTKQAWLTNAQFTDIVALSQMTPGPVGINMATYTGYAAAQSVWGATVATVAVCLPSFLLMLLVAGWFLKHQQDKSVKAVFTALRPAVVGLIAAAALVLCNAENFVDWKSVVLFAGAFVAVGKYKMHPILLILLAGGAGWLLY, from the coding sequence ATGATTTATTTCAAATTATTTTGGACATTTTTCAAAATCGGCCTGTTCAATTTCGGCGGCGGATATGCCATGATTTCGTTTATACAAAATGAAGTGGTTACCAAGCAGGCTTGGCTGACCAATGCCCAGTTTACCGATATCGTAGCTCTTAGCCAAATGACACCGGGGCCGGTGGGTATTAATATGGCCACTTATACGGGGTATGCCGCCGCCCAAAGTGTTTGGGGAGCTACGGTGGCTACTGTGGCAGTATGTTTGCCTTCATTTTTACTCATGTTATTAGTAGCGGGTTGGTTTTTGAAACATCAACAGGATAAAAGTGTAAAGGCCGTGTTTACGGCGCTCCGCCCTGCGGTAGTAGGTCTGATTGCCGCCGCGGCACTGGTATTATGCAATGCTGAAAATTTTGTGGATTGGAAAAGTGTGGTGTTATTTGCGGGTGCTTTTGTGGCAGTCGGAAAATATAAAATGCATCCCATTCTACTTATTCTACTGGCCGGCGGTGCCGGTTGGCTACTGTATTAA
- a CDS encoding chromate transporter, producing the protein MKLCVRLFFIFCKIGLFTLGGGYAMLPLMEEELTRRHNWLSKQDFLDLTALAQSAPGILAVNMAIFTGYKLAGVWGALWAGLGAVLPSFGIILAIAICLQGFRQNTTINRIFLGIRPAVVALIAVPVFRLAKSAGITWKNSWFPVGCALAVWLGGISPVYVVLIAGAGGWLLRRSK; encoded by the coding sequence ATGAAACTGTGTGTGCGATTGTTTTTTATTTTCTGCAAAATCGGTCTTTTTACCTTGGGGGGCGGCTATGCAATGCTACCCTTGATGGAAGAGGAATTGACCCGCCGCCACAATTGGCTAAGCAAACAAGATTTTTTGGATTTAACCGCACTGGCGCAATCGGCCCCGGGCATTTTAGCCGTCAATATGGCTATTTTTACAGGGTATAAACTGGCCGGTGTTTGGGGTGCTTTGTGGGCAGGGCTGGGGGCGGTGCTTCCATCGTTTGGTATTATTTTAGCAATCGCAATTTGCTTGCAAGGTTTTCGCCAAAACACAACGATTAATCGCATTTTTCTAGGGATACGGCCCGCCGTGGTGGCTTTGATTGCAGTGCCGGTGTTTCGATTGGCTAAAAGCGCCGGTATTACCTGGAAAAACAGTTGGTTTCCCGTCGGGTGTGCGTTAGCGGTGTGGCTAGGGGGGATTTCGCCGGTGTATGTGGTATTGATAGCCGGTGCGGGCGGCTGGCTACTTAGGAGAAGTAAATGA
- a CDS encoding N-acetylmuramoyl-L-alanine amidase, which translates to MRRLKLVLSICLFLFGVVPALHAQGKTAVQILGKDKGTVSSIKASGHTLLDAQATAKKLGGTVEFFSASKQLKIAFPGMYAIVSASLREAIINTSTVALPAETIVSGGKIYVPVEFFLLPQIQKALDRQIAFQNNTLVVEKHFTVAFEQLDRQTDFDGLQIWTKAKTAPTLEQTNKHTLKAMFPNAVLKRDISQRPKDTFIRSFSLSQSGKNVVVEVVLGTQGKVWKMIPTSAGQMLRISAKEIADPPAKTQKPAEQKAPALQSSVVAEELPAPSVTAEGEEDTDAEELDLSAQPEDTPILSADEEAAASVPVLSAVPPPTISAAPAPIITAKGKIHIVVDPGHGGQDPGAVRRGSAREKDLNLAVSKHLYNYLKKQGVDVTLTRSDDTFVTLAGRSKKANDLKADLFVSIHTNATKKSDANGFEVYFRSDKATDKEAADIAAFENESLQYEEAHYSFVDKLLQSLAKNEYMNESSKLAGHVRNYVYKEPGIGIAVRQNNSIKQANFYVLRGVQSPAILVEMGFISSPKDKARLNNKSAQKKMGEGIGKGIMSYLKAEGKVK; encoded by the coding sequence ATGAGAAGACTAAAACTAGTTTTGTCTATTTGTTTGTTTTTGTTCGGGGTCGTTCCTGCTTTGCATGCACAAGGCAAGACGGCTGTACAAATTTTGGGCAAAGACAAAGGGACTGTTTCTTCCATAAAGGCGTCCGGACATACCTTGCTGGATGCGCAGGCAACCGCCAAAAAATTGGGCGGCACGGTGGAGTTCTTCTCTGCTTCTAAACAACTTAAAATTGCTTTTCCCGGCATGTATGCCATTGTGAGTGCTTCTTTGCGGGAAGCCATTATTAATACTTCCACCGTGGCACTACCGGCCGAAACCATTGTTTCCGGCGGTAAAATATACGTGCCGGTGGAATTTTTCTTGCTACCGCAAATACAAAAAGCGTTGGATCGGCAAATCGCGTTTCAAAATAATACGCTGGTAGTGGAAAAACATTTTACGGTGGCATTTGAACAATTAGACCGGCAAACTGATTTTGACGGACTGCAGATTTGGACCAAAGCCAAAACGGCTCCTACGCTCGAACAGACCAACAAGCACACCTTAAAAGCGATGTTCCCTAATGCCGTGTTGAAGCGGGATATCAGTCAGCGTCCGAAAGATACGTTTATTCGTTCTTTCTCTTTGTCGCAATCGGGCAAAAATGTAGTGGTGGAAGTAGTGTTAGGCACGCAAGGAAAAGTGTGGAAAATGATTCCCACCTCGGCGGGGCAAATGTTGCGCATTTCTGCCAAAGAAATCGCGGACCCTCCCGCAAAAACCCAAAAGCCCGCAGAGCAAAAAGCTCCTGCCCTGCAATCTTCCGTAGTTGCGGAAGAATTGCCGGCCCCTTCGGTAACGGCTGAGGGGGAAGAAGATACGGATGCCGAAGAATTAGATTTAAGTGCTCAGCCGGAAGACACCCCCATCCTTTCCGCTGACGAAGAGGCCGCTGCCTCTGTGCCGGTGCTATCTGCAGTACCTCCGCCGACTATCAGTGCCGCGCCCGCACCGATTATAACTGCTAAAGGCAAGATTCACATTGTAGTGGATCCCGGTCACGGCGGCCAAGACCCGGGGGCTGTTCGCCGCGGTAGTGCGCGTGAAAAGGATTTGAATTTAGCGGTTTCCAAGCACTTGTATAATTATCTGAAAAAACAAGGGGTTGATGTAACGCTGACCCGCAGTGATGATACCTTTGTCACGTTGGCCGGACGCAGTAAGAAAGCCAATGATCTAAAGGCGGATTTGTTTGTATCCATACACACCAATGCCACGAAGAAAAGTGACGCTAACGGCTTTGAAGTGTATTTCCGTTCCGATAAAGCTACCGACAAGGAAGCGGCAGACATCGCTGCTTTTGAAAACGAATCTTTGCAGTATGAAGAAGCGCATTATAGTTTTGTGGATAAACTATTACAGTCGCTGGCTAAGAACGAATATATGAACGAAAGTTCTAAACTGGCCGGTCACGTACGCAATTATGTGTACAAAGAGCCGGGCATCGGGATTGCGGTGCGGCAAAATAATTCGATTAAGCAGGCCAACTTTTATGTGCTACGCGGTGTGCAATCACCGGCTATTTTGGTGGAAATGGGCTTTATCAGCAGTCCCAAAGATAAGGCACGGTTAAATAATAAATCGGCCCAAAAGAAAATGGGTGAAGGCATTGGCAAAGGGATTATGTCTTACCTCAAAGCCGAAGGCAAAGTGAAATAA